One genomic window of Marinobacter adhaerens HP15 includes the following:
- the dnaG gene encoding DNA primase, which produces MSGLIPQQFVENLLDRIDLAELIGSRITLKKAGANYKACCPFHDEKTPSFNVRPDKGFYHCFGCGAHGDAISFVREFEGLGFTEAVEELAKRVGLEVPYDRAAKQEIQQARTLTDALDFASRFYQSALKGQQGAYARDYLQQRGLDNAIIEQYQVGYAPSTGTALFDVASKDLQGPLIETGTVSDKYGKPRDLFRNRVMFPIRNSRGRTVAFGGRTLGDDKAKYINSPESDVFHKSREIYGLFEAKQAIRQLDKLLVVEGYMDVIALAQHGIHYAVATLGTATNQDSLTALLKQVRHIVFCFDGDQAGFRAADRAMENALELMADGLHLQFLMLPQGEDPDTLVRKEGPEAFQKRIEGATPLSRYLFDRQSEGLDLQLPEHRGELRARVEPLLNKMPRSTLRDAMWHEMLRLCGGRNQWQSRQQGQKGRWNGERRDRVSEDRIDVKLSKDSILCLALLEAPDLATEVTELARSSRQFNQARNFAEWILANDIRDRKTLVRTLALDTGARERFYHLFDGIEHIPARESTLAAARELLSPNEEASRQQRLATLLRNLSNLTSEERQELRALSSGTGD; this is translated from the coding sequence ATGAGCGGACTGATCCCTCAACAGTTTGTTGAAAACCTGCTGGATCGTATCGACCTGGCGGAACTGATCGGTTCACGCATTACGCTCAAGAAGGCCGGCGCTAACTACAAGGCCTGCTGCCCGTTCCACGACGAGAAAACACCCTCGTTCAATGTCCGGCCAGACAAGGGCTTTTACCATTGTTTCGGGTGCGGCGCCCATGGCGATGCCATCAGCTTTGTCAGGGAGTTTGAAGGCCTGGGTTTTACGGAGGCGGTAGAGGAACTGGCCAAGCGGGTTGGTCTCGAAGTGCCCTACGACCGGGCCGCAAAGCAGGAAATCCAGCAGGCGCGAACGCTGACCGATGCACTGGACTTTGCCAGTCGCTTCTATCAATCAGCGCTCAAAGGCCAGCAAGGTGCCTACGCCCGGGACTACCTGCAACAACGGGGTCTGGATAACGCCATCATCGAGCAGTACCAGGTGGGCTATGCGCCCTCTACCGGCACGGCGCTGTTTGATGTTGCCAGCAAGGACCTGCAGGGTCCGCTGATTGAAACCGGCACGGTTTCCGACAAGTACGGCAAACCCAGGGACCTGTTCCGCAACCGGGTGATGTTCCCGATTCGCAATAGCCGGGGCAGAACCGTGGCATTCGGCGGCCGCACCCTGGGCGACGACAAGGCGAAATACATCAACTCTCCGGAGTCGGATGTGTTTCACAAGAGCCGCGAGATTTACGGGCTTTTCGAGGCCAAGCAGGCCATCCGGCAGCTGGACAAGCTGCTGGTGGTTGAAGGCTACATGGATGTGATCGCCCTCGCCCAGCACGGCATTCACTATGCGGTTGCGACGCTGGGCACAGCAACGAACCAGGACAGTCTCACAGCGCTATTGAAGCAGGTCAGACACATCGTGTTCTGCTTTGACGGCGACCAGGCGGGCTTCCGGGCTGCGGACAGGGCCATGGAAAACGCACTGGAACTGATGGCCGATGGCCTTCACCTCCAGTTCCTGATGCTGCCCCAGGGCGAGGACCCGGACACCCTCGTGCGCAAGGAGGGACCGGAAGCGTTCCAGAAGCGCATTGAGGGGGCAACGCCTCTGTCCCGCTATCTGTTTGATCGGCAGAGTGAAGGGCTGGACCTGCAACTGCCAGAGCATCGGGGCGAATTGCGAGCCAGGGTCGAACCGCTGCTCAACAAGATGCCCAGAAGCACCCTCCGGGATGCCATGTGGCACGAGATGCTCCGCCTTTGTGGTGGCCGGAACCAGTGGCAGAGCCGCCAGCAGGGACAGAAAGGGCGCTGGAACGGCGAGCGACGGGATCGGGTTTCCGAAGATCGGATCGATGTGAAACTCAGCAAGGACAGCATTCTGTGTCTTGCCCTGCTGGAAGCACCGGACCTGGCCACCGAGGTCACCGAGCTGGCCCGAAGCTCCCGGCAATTCAATCAGGCCCGGAATTTTGCCGAGTGGATTCTGGCAAACGACATCCGGGACAGGAAAACCCTGGTGCGCACGCTGGCACTGGACACGGGCGCTCGTGAGCGCTTCTACCACCTGTTTGACGGGATCGAGCATATCCCTGCGCGGGAAAGCACACTGGCCGCCGCCCGTGAGCTTTTGAGCCCGAATGAAGAGGCATCCCGCCAGCAGCGGCTTGCCACACTATTGAGAAATCTGTCGAACCTCACAAGCGAGGAACGACAGGAGCTGAGAGCCCTGAGCAGCGGCACCGGGGACTAG
- the rpsU gene encoding 30S ribosomal protein S21: MPAVKVKENEPFDVALRRFKRSCEKAGVLSEVRRREHYEKPTAVRKRKAAAAVKRHLKKLQREQRKFERLY; encoded by the coding sequence ATGCCAGCTGTTAAAGTGAAAGAGAATGAACCGTTTGACGTAGCACTGCGTCGCTTCAAGCGTTCCTGCGAAAAAGCGGGTGTACTTTCCGAAGTACGTCGTCGTGAGCACTACGAGAAGCCGACCGCTGTTCGTAAGCGCAAAGCAGCCGCTGCCGTTAAGCGTCATCTCAAGAAGCTTCAGCGGGAACAGCGCAAGTTCGAGCGTCTGTACTAA
- the tsaD gene encoding tRNA (adenosine(37)-N6)-threonylcarbamoyltransferase complex transferase subunit TsaD: MLILGIETSCDETGVALYDTEAGLLGHALFSQIDMHADYGGVVPELASRDHVRKLLPLCDQVLSDAGKARADIEGIAYTAGPGLVGALMVGGSVAHALGFALGIPVLGVHHMEGHLLAPMLEDNPPAFPFVALLVSGGHTQLVRVDGIGEYEMLGESVDDAAGEAFDKTAKMLGLDYPGGPRVAALAENGNEGRYRFPRPMTDRPGLDFSFSGLKTFTLNTVNAARKAGGLDDQARADIALAFEAAVVDTLTIKCRRALEQTGCKRLVIAGGVSANKRLRAGLEKMADKLKAHVFYARPEFCTDNGAMIAYAGAQRMKAGQQDGERIVAVPRWPMNTLPPINEPRSTGLVD, encoded by the coding sequence ATGCTGATTCTAGGTATCGAAACCTCCTGCGATGAGACCGGCGTAGCGCTGTATGACACCGAAGCGGGCCTGCTGGGGCACGCCCTGTTCAGCCAGATCGACATGCACGCCGATTACGGTGGCGTTGTGCCCGAGCTGGCGTCCCGGGACCACGTTCGCAAGCTCCTGCCTCTGTGCGATCAGGTGCTTTCAGATGCCGGTAAAGCTCGGGCCGATATAGAGGGAATTGCCTACACTGCGGGCCCCGGATTGGTGGGCGCCCTGATGGTGGGTGGTTCCGTGGCCCATGCGCTGGGCTTCGCGCTGGGCATTCCTGTGCTGGGCGTGCACCACATGGAAGGCCACCTGCTGGCGCCCATGCTGGAAGACAATCCTCCCGCGTTTCCGTTCGTCGCATTGCTTGTGTCGGGTGGTCATACCCAACTGGTAAGGGTTGATGGCATTGGCGAGTACGAGATGCTGGGTGAATCGGTGGACGATGCCGCCGGTGAGGCTTTTGACAAGACCGCGAAGATGCTCGGTCTGGACTATCCGGGTGGCCCCCGGGTGGCGGCCTTGGCAGAAAACGGTAACGAGGGTCGTTATCGGTTCCCTAGGCCAATGACCGACCGGCCCGGGCTGGATTTCAGTTTCAGCGGTCTGAAAACCTTCACTCTCAATACCGTCAATGCTGCCCGCAAGGCAGGCGGACTGGATGACCAGGCCCGCGCCGATATCGCACTGGCCTTCGAAGCCGCCGTGGTCGATACACTTACCATCAAGTGCCGTCGGGCTCTGGAACAGACAGGCTGCAAGCGGCTGGTCATAGCCGGAGGGGTGAGTGCCAATAAACGGTTACGGGCGGGCCTGGAAAAAATGGCCGACAAACTCAAAGCCCACGTTTTCTACGCCCGGCCGGAATTCTGTACGGATAACGGTGCAATGATCGCCTACGCCGGTGCCCAGCGCATGAAGGCCGGCCAGCAGGACGGCGAGCGGATTGTGGCAGTGCCCCGGTGGCCAATGAACACGCTGCCGCCCATTAACGAACCTCGTTCAACCGGTCTGGTGGACTGA
- the plsY gene encoding glycerol-3-phosphate 1-O-acyltransferase PlsY, translating to MFPSDPVLTVLLCAAAYLAGSVLFALPVCQLWKLPDPRAQGSGNPGATNVYRTGGWPPALLTLALDAAKGWLPVWLAHAAGLSVMVQAVVALFAVTGHMIPIFYRFKGGKGVATALGAGLALAPVTTLMMAAIWMLVIWRWRISALASLIAIVCGPLISAFLEPETLPLFGLLALLIVVRHRNNLIRLAQGREAGL from the coding sequence ATGTTTCCCAGTGATCCGGTTTTAACGGTTTTACTCTGCGCCGCCGCTTACCTGGCAGGCTCCGTGCTGTTTGCCCTGCCGGTCTGCCAACTCTGGAAACTACCGGACCCACGGGCGCAGGGTTCGGGCAATCCCGGCGCCACGAATGTCTACCGAACCGGCGGGTGGCCGCCAGCGCTACTCACGCTTGCGCTGGATGCCGCGAAAGGCTGGTTACCCGTTTGGCTGGCCCATGCCGCCGGTCTTTCCGTAATGGTTCAGGCTGTCGTTGCCCTGTTCGCCGTCACCGGCCACATGATCCCGATCTTCTATCGATTCAAGGGTGGAAAAGGGGTCGCGACAGCGCTCGGGGCCGGTCTTGCGCTGGCGCCGGTCACAACGCTGATGATGGCCGCTATCTGGATGCTGGTGATCTGGCGCTGGCGAATATCCGCCCTCGCCTCACTGATAGCCATTGTCTGCGGCCCGCTGATCAGCGCCTTCCTTGAACCGGAAACCCTGCCACTGTTCGGCCTGCTCGCACTTCTGATCGTGGTTCGCCACCGCAACAACCTCATCCGGCTCGCCCAGGGACGGGAAGCCGGACTTTAA
- the folB gene encoding dihydroneopterin aldolase produces MADTVLIEGLVVETVVGVYDWEREVTQDLVIDLEMAWDNRVPGRTDDVADALDYAAVSARVETCLQALRPQLLEHGAEVLAKALQDEFGITWLRLAIRKPGAVPTAQAVGVQIERGVR; encoded by the coding sequence TTGGCAGACACTGTATTGATCGAAGGCCTCGTTGTGGAAACTGTGGTCGGCGTTTATGACTGGGAGCGGGAAGTCACCCAGGACCTGGTGATCGATCTGGAAATGGCCTGGGATAACCGGGTGCCGGGTCGAACAGACGATGTCGCCGATGCCCTGGATTATGCGGCCGTCAGTGCTCGGGTGGAGACCTGTCTGCAGGCACTCAGGCCGCAACTGCTTGAGCACGGCGCTGAGGTGCTCGCCAAAGCCTTGCAGGATGAATTTGGCATCACGTGGCTTCGGTTGGCGATACGCAAGCCGGGGGCCGTACCTACGGCACAGGCGGTGGGTGTGCAAATCGAGAGGGGAGTCCGGTGA
- the folK gene encoding 2-amino-4-hydroxy-6-hydroxymethyldihydropteridine diphosphokinase — MAAAVRVYISIGSNVDRERYVRAALDALSAWFGELIISPVYDSEAVGFDGSPFLNLVVGVDTSLSVAELSKRFKQLEADNGRRRDVPKFSARTLDLDILTYGSAVGRIDGVELPRGEILKNAFVLRPLADIAPEAEHPVCGKTYGQLWREYDTGQKLWPVGFSWQGRQISHAAG; from the coding sequence ATGGCAGCGGCCGTTCGGGTTTACATCAGTATTGGCAGCAATGTCGACAGGGAACGCTACGTCAGGGCAGCGCTCGATGCGCTCTCGGCATGGTTTGGCGAGCTGATCATCTCCCCGGTCTACGATAGCGAAGCGGTCGGGTTTGATGGCTCGCCCTTCCTGAACCTCGTAGTGGGCGTGGATACGTCCCTGTCGGTTGCCGAGCTTTCGAAGCGTTTCAAACAGTTGGAGGCGGACAACGGCCGGCGTCGGGATGTGCCTAAATTCAGTGCGCGAACGCTGGACCTCGATATTCTCACCTATGGCAGTGCCGTCGGGCGCATCGATGGCGTTGAACTGCCAAGGGGTGAAATCCTGAAAAACGCTTTCGTGCTTCGGCCACTGGCCGACATAGCGCCTGAAGCAGAGCACCCGGTGTGCGGTAAAACCTATGGCCAGCTATGGCGGGAGTACGACACCGGCCAGAAGCTCTGGCCGGTGGGCTTCAGCTGGCAGGGTCGGCAGATTTCACACGCTGCCGGTTGA
- the pgi gene encoding glucose-6-phosphate isomerase, which produces MPAHPEVLTSKPEWQTLKEQRQRLDGVLMKDLFNQDPGRAKRYFIEGAGLSLDFSKNRITDDVLDTLLALASSCNLEAQREALLSGKRVNVTEDRPALHTALRNPGTDAITVDGEDVVAEVQRTLQRMETLVEDVLGQHRTGYTGKPFTDVVSIGIGGSYLGPKLVGEALQPYAQAGIRCHYVANIDGTEICEALRQVNPETTLFLIQSKSFRTQETLENSKVAKQWFLDHCGDEQAVSQHFMAVTANVPAAQDFGIDPENVFPMWDWVGGRYSLWSAIGLPIAFSVGMTNFRALLAGAHAMDQHFREAPLAKNLPVVMAMLGIWYTNFWGAETHAILPYDHYLRSLPDHLQQLDMESNGKSVTQAGAPLAWQSGPVIWGGVGANGQHAYHQLIHQGTRLIPADFIIPLKTHNPVATHHADLFANCLSQSRAMMAGKSLEEARAELKAEGRDESEIEQLAPHKVIPGNKPSNTLTMEKVTPETVGALIALYEHRTFVQGVIWDVDSFDQWGVELGKQLGKGILPRLLGEEDGTQASDSSTDHLIELFRSTGSV; this is translated from the coding sequence ATGCCCGCACATCCTGAAGTACTGACCTCGAAACCCGAATGGCAGACACTGAAGGAGCAACGGCAACGCCTGGACGGCGTTCTCATGAAGGACCTGTTCAACCAGGATCCCGGGCGGGCAAAGCGTTATTTCATTGAAGGCGCAGGGCTGTCACTGGATTTTTCCAAGAATCGGATCACTGACGACGTGCTCGACACGCTTCTGGCGCTGGCCAGCAGCTGCAACCTGGAAGCACAGCGGGAGGCCTTGCTCAGCGGAAAGAGAGTCAACGTTACCGAAGATCGCCCTGCCCTGCACACGGCATTGCGCAACCCGGGAACCGACGCCATCACCGTTGACGGCGAAGACGTGGTCGCCGAGGTGCAGCGCACCCTGCAACGCATGGAAACCCTGGTGGAGGATGTGTTGGGCCAACACCGCACCGGGTACACCGGCAAGCCTTTCACCGATGTGGTAAGCATCGGTATCGGCGGCTCCTACCTGGGCCCGAAGCTGGTTGGCGAAGCCCTTCAACCTTACGCCCAGGCCGGCATTCGCTGCCATTACGTGGCCAACATTGACGGCACCGAGATTTGCGAGGCTCTGCGCCAGGTCAATCCCGAAACCACTCTGTTCCTGATCCAGTCCAAGTCATTCCGCACGCAGGAAACCCTCGAGAACAGCAAAGTCGCGAAACAGTGGTTTCTGGATCATTGCGGGGATGAACAGGCGGTCTCGCAGCATTTCATGGCCGTGACGGCCAATGTGCCGGCGGCGCAGGACTTCGGTATCGATCCGGAGAACGTCTTCCCGATGTGGGACTGGGTCGGCGGCCGTTATTCACTGTGGTCAGCCATCGGCCTGCCCATTGCCTTTAGCGTTGGCATGACCAACTTCCGGGCCCTGCTGGCCGGCGCCCATGCCATGGACCAGCACTTTCGTGAAGCGCCGCTGGCAAAGAATCTGCCGGTGGTTATGGCCATGCTGGGCATCTGGTACACCAATTTCTGGGGTGCCGAGACCCACGCGATACTGCCCTACGATCATTACCTGCGCAGCCTGCCAGACCACCTCCAGCAGCTGGATATGGAAAGCAACGGCAAGAGCGTTACGCAAGCGGGCGCCCCACTCGCCTGGCAGTCCGGCCCGGTCATCTGGGGCGGCGTCGGTGCCAATGGCCAGCACGCCTATCACCAGCTGATCCACCAGGGCACCCGCCTGATTCCGGCGGACTTCATCATACCTCTGAAAACCCACAATCCGGTGGCCACCCATCACGCCGACCTGTTTGCCAACTGCCTCAGCCAGTCCAGGGCCATGATGGCCGGAAAATCACTGGAAGAAGCCAGGGCCGAGCTGAAAGCCGAAGGACGGGATGAAAGCGAGATTGAACAGCTTGCGCCACACAAGGTAATCCCTGGCAACAAGCCAAGTAACACGCTGACCATGGAGAAGGTGACACCCGAGACTGTGGGCGCGTTGATCGCGCTCTACGAGCACCGCACCTTTGTGCAGGGGGTTATCTGGGACGTGGATTCGTTTGACCAATGGGGTGTGGAACTCGGCAAGCAACTGGGTAAAGGCATCCTGCCGCGGCTATTGGGCGAGGAAGATGGCACCCAGGCCAGCGACAGCTCGACCGATCACCTCATCGAGCTGTTCCGCTCAACCGGCAGCGTGTGA
- the panC gene encoding pantoate--beta-alanine ligase: protein MRTVHSLKELRTILRGYRQQGKTIGLVPTMGNLHEGHISLVRKAAEMADVVVTSIFVNPMQFGAGEDLETYPRTLAEDQDKLASAGNTLVFAPSAEEIYPEGLASQTQVVVPDVSDGHCGASRPGHFEGVATVVTMLFNMVQPDFAVFGEKDFQQLAVIRKMVRDLMIPVDVVGGPTVREDDGLAKSSRNGYLTPEERQIAPAVYQTLQATADKITDGRTDFQALESEAEQSLGDAGLRPDYFNIVNSQTLKPATAEDREITILTAAFLGTTRLIDNLSLTR from the coding sequence ATGAGAACCGTACATTCTTTGAAAGAATTGAGAACCATCCTCCGCGGCTACCGGCAGCAGGGCAAAACCATCGGCCTGGTACCCACCATGGGCAACCTGCACGAGGGCCATATCTCACTCGTGCGCAAAGCAGCGGAGATGGCGGATGTGGTGGTTACCAGCATCTTCGTGAACCCGATGCAGTTCGGAGCCGGCGAAGATCTCGAGACCTACCCGAGAACCCTGGCTGAAGACCAGGACAAGCTCGCCTCGGCCGGTAACACACTGGTATTCGCGCCCTCCGCCGAGGAAATCTATCCGGAAGGGCTGGCAAGTCAGACCCAGGTGGTCGTGCCGGATGTCAGCGACGGCCACTGTGGCGCCAGTCGCCCGGGTCACTTTGAGGGCGTAGCCACGGTGGTCACCATGCTGTTCAATATGGTGCAGCCGGACTTCGCTGTATTCGGCGAGAAGGATTTTCAGCAACTGGCCGTGATCCGGAAAATGGTCCGGGATCTGATGATCCCTGTGGATGTGGTGGGCGGCCCCACGGTGAGAGAGGACGACGGCCTGGCGAAAAGCTCGCGCAATGGTTACCTGACGCCCGAGGAACGGCAGATTGCGCCAGCGGTCTACCAGACGCTGCAGGCCACTGCCGACAAGATCACCGATGGTCGTACAGACTTCCAGGCCCTGGAAAGCGAAGCTGAGCAGAGTCTCGGGGACGCAGGGCTCAGGCCGGACTACTTCAATATCGTCAACAGTCAGACACTCAAACCGGCCACGGCTGAGGATCGGGAGATTACCATCCTGACGGCAGCTTTCCTGGGCACCACCCGCTTGATCGATAACCTGTCCCTGACCCGATAA
- the panB gene encoding 3-methyl-2-oxobutanoate hydroxymethyltransferase, whose amino-acid sequence MAVTINTLREFKQKGEAFAALTSYDATFSQVVSEAGVHVILIGDSLGMVLQGHDSTLPVTMDQMVYHVSCVAKGNRGSLIMADMPFMSYGTVESALENAAELMRAGAHMVKLEGTDWMKETITALTERAVPVCAHLGLTPQFVNKFGGYKVQGRDEKAAEMMIEHACELEAAGADAILLECVPAPLAARISQAVKAPVIGIGAGPDTDGQILVLHDMLGITTGRKPRFVKNFLAETDSVQEALQAYVKAVGERSFPAEEHTFKA is encoded by the coding sequence ATGGCTGTTACCATCAATACCCTGCGTGAGTTCAAGCAGAAGGGCGAAGCCTTCGCTGCCCTTACCTCCTATGACGCCACCTTTTCCCAGGTGGTCAGTGAAGCGGGCGTTCACGTAATCCTTATCGGCGACTCCCTCGGGATGGTGCTTCAGGGGCATGACAGCACCCTGCCGGTGACCATGGACCAGATGGTGTATCACGTCAGCTGCGTGGCCAAAGGAAACCGTGGGTCCCTGATCATGGCCGATATGCCCTTCATGAGCTACGGCACGGTCGAGTCTGCCCTGGAGAACGCAGCGGAACTGATGCGCGCGGGCGCGCACATGGTAAAACTCGAGGGCACGGACTGGATGAAAGAAACCATTACCGCTCTGACTGAGCGCGCCGTGCCCGTATGCGCACATCTGGGCCTCACGCCGCAGTTCGTCAATAAATTTGGCGGCTACAAGGTCCAGGGCCGTGACGAGAAAGCGGCGGAGATGATGATTGAGCACGCCTGCGAGCTGGAAGCCGCCGGCGCCGATGCCATCCTGCTGGAGTGCGTTCCCGCGCCGCTGGCGGCACGCATCTCCCAGGCCGTCAAAGCACCGGTCATCGGGATAGGTGCCGGGCCAGACACCGACGGACAGATTCTGGTATTGCACGATATGCTGGGCATTACCACTGGCCGTAAGCCACGATTCGTCAAGAACTTCCTGGCAGAAACAGATTCGGTACAGGAAGCCCTCCAGGCCTACGTGAAAGCCGTAGGCGAGCGCTCATTCCCCGCTGAGGAGCATACGTTCAAGGCATGA
- the folK gene encoding 2-amino-4-hydroxy-6-hydroxymethyldihydropteridine diphosphokinase, translating to MMTDVFIGLGSNLKDPAAQLARAVSALANLPETVLVAQSPFYASRPVGPQDQPDFVNGAVWLRTSLLPHQLLDELQNVEQQHGRERLRHWGPRTLDLDILIFGDQMLDDERLTVPHRELRNRDFALQPLLDLKAGLTLPGGTPIAKLRSQCPDNGLRKLPPADYP from the coding sequence ATGATGACAGACGTCTTTATCGGTCTTGGCAGCAATCTGAAAGACCCTGCAGCCCAATTGGCCCGGGCAGTCTCGGCCCTGGCCAACCTGCCGGAGACGGTACTGGTGGCCCAATCGCCCTTTTATGCCAGCCGCCCGGTCGGCCCCCAGGACCAGCCTGACTTCGTCAACGGCGCGGTATGGCTCAGAACCTCCCTGCTACCACACCAACTGCTTGACGAACTGCAGAACGTCGAACAACAGCATGGCCGGGAGAGACTTCGCCACTGGGGACCCCGAACGCTTGATCTGGACATACTGATCTTCGGCGATCAGATGTTGGACGACGAGCGCCTCACCGTACCTCATCGGGAACTGCGGAACCGGGACTTTGCGCTCCAGCCTCTGCTGGACCTGAAGGCCGGCCTGACTCTGCCCGGCGGCACACCGATTGCCAAACTGCGTAGCCAATGCCCCGACAACGGCTTGCGCAAGCTTCCACCGGCGGATTACCCTTAA
- the pcnB gene encoding polynucleotide adenylyltransferase PcnB, whose protein sequence is MPKRLVDKLRSFMPGNGKKKARTYQRREIPRDQHNVSRSVISEPAKKVLHRLNKSGYEAYLVGGGVRDILLGGKPKDFDIATNATPEEVHDLFRNSRLIGRRFRIVHVVFGREVIEVTTFRGNAAEADTDTDDDDRRTSEHGLLLRDNVYGNQEEDALRRDFTVNALYYCIRDFTVIDFANGIEDLRNRQLRLIGDPETRYREDPVRMLRAIRFAAKLGFDIEPETEAPIGELAPLLTHIPPARLFDEVLKLFSAGHGEATYDLLTRYNLLEPLFPETVRAIESGEPDELIRQALRNTDARIAQGKSVTPYFLFAAMLWPALQAEWHRRQDNGDPVQPALHGAIGKVIGRQVQATSIPKRFSGPMKEIWELQMRLPRRQGKRAFATMTHPRFRAAYDFLLVREASGEIEPGLGQWWTEFQQEDERGQERMLSQLSTDAPKKRRRRRKPVKRPAQQ, encoded by the coding sequence ATGCCTAAACGACTTGTCGACAAACTCCGTTCCTTCATGCCCGGCAACGGAAAAAAGAAAGCCCGCACCTACCAGCGACGGGAAATCCCCAGGGACCAGCACAACGTCTCCCGCTCGGTTATCAGCGAACCCGCCAAGAAAGTTCTGCATCGCCTGAACAAATCGGGCTATGAAGCATACCTCGTGGGCGGCGGCGTAAGAGACATCCTGCTGGGCGGCAAGCCCAAGGATTTCGACATCGCGACCAATGCCACCCCCGAGGAAGTGCACGACCTGTTCCGGAACTCCCGGTTGATCGGACGGCGATTCCGGATTGTCCACGTGGTGTTTGGCCGCGAGGTCATCGAGGTGACCACCTTCAGGGGCAACGCTGCCGAAGCAGACACCGACACCGATGATGACGATCGCAGGACCAGTGAACACGGCCTGCTTCTGCGTGACAACGTATACGGCAACCAGGAAGAAGACGCCCTGCGTCGGGACTTCACCGTCAATGCGCTTTACTACTGCATCCGCGACTTTACCGTAATCGACTTTGCCAACGGGATCGAGGATCTGCGCAACCGCCAGCTGCGACTGATTGGCGATCCCGAGACGCGGTACCGGGAAGACCCCGTGCGCATGCTTCGCGCTATCCGTTTTGCCGCCAAACTCGGCTTTGACATTGAACCGGAGACCGAGGCCCCGATCGGGGAACTGGCCCCTCTGTTAACCCATATTCCGCCGGCCCGCCTGTTTGATGAAGTGCTCAAACTGTTTTCCGCAGGCCATGGCGAAGCCACTTACGACCTTCTGACCCGTTACAATCTGCTGGAGCCTCTGTTCCCGGAGACGGTCAGGGCCATTGAGTCGGGTGAGCCGGACGAGCTGATCCGCCAGGCCCTGAGAAACACGGATGCCCGGATTGCCCAGGGCAAATCGGTCACGCCCTATTTCCTGTTTGCCGCCATGCTTTGGCCGGCACTTCAGGCAGAGTGGCATCGCAGGCAGGACAACGGTGACCCGGTCCAGCCCGCATTGCACGGCGCCATTGGAAAGGTGATTGGCCGTCAGGTGCAGGCAACCTCGATTCCGAAACGATTCTCTGGCCCGATGAAGGAGATCTGGGAACTTCAGATGCGACTGCCCCGACGCCAGGGCAAGCGGGCCTTTGCCACCATGACTCATCCACGGTTCCGGGCCGCTTACGATTTCCTGCTGGTTCGCGAGGCGTCTGGTGAGATTGAGCCCGGGCTTGGCCAATGGTGGACCGAGTTCCAGCAGGAAGATGAACGGGGCCAGGAGCGAATGCTCTCACAACTGAGCACCGACGCCCCCAAGAAGCGGCGGCGCCGCCGCAAACCGGTCAAACGCCCAGCCCAGCAATGA